The Plasmodium relictum strain SGS1 genome assembly, contig: PRELSG_00_v1_435, whole genome shotgun sequence sequence ttcaaatttatattatgaaataacaataaaataacttaaaatttaactttgttatttctttaaacttaattattttgtacttttttaagttaaaagaacttatttacaaagaaaaagaatacaTTTATCAAAGTAAATATATGTGTGCTAGGTAATACAAAATTGCTTTATCAAattaaatgttatatatgtggttaataaaattagttattaaccttttgtagtacactaagctagtttactacttgtgtacgtacaagttagccatgcactgatgctagttaataaaaaaaaaaataaataaagttattttttttttgtttgtttaattattaatatatacatctttgtaattaaaaaaaaaaatataaattaaaatattttttttcgttgtgttttttcacttttgtgttttaaaaattaaataagaattaatGCTTACTtgttaaaacttaagagataaaaaaattatgtttatgtattattcaatgtatattttgaaataacattgaataaaataaagtttcgactttattaattgttatagtttgtatgtttttaattaaaagaataagtaattctttgtaaataaaaactcatttataacaattaataagtcTATTAAAGAGacaataaaatttaactcagTTATAAatgttctttattaatttgtttgtttaatactctagcaaagtcattaagcgggcaattaataaattactaGCATTAGTGCATGGATGACTTATAacataagtaaaaatatttataataaagacTAAAAAGTCAGTTTTTGAAACAAATAAAAgagatttatttattttatattatagtgataattatttaaatagtaCTTAATTATATctaaaaaatcattttataatacataaactTAGTAGAGATTTCtctacatgctctttattaattcgATTGTACATAATACTTTAAAGGCATTAAAAcatccaattaataaatcatacatgtaaaaattgtttttatttataaattcactaaaaaatcaattttttttaaatatttattttattatgtttcATTTTCAGTAAACTCTATAAGCCTTTTGTAGGCATAATATAGTGCAAGCAAAACATTTTCCGtattatccttttttttaaaatttaatttagtTCTATCATCTTTGCATGTTATAAGATGAAGGAAACGTAAAATTGATACAATTTCtttcatttcattttctaaatCATTTGATACTTTAATAATttctatatctttttttacattaacaaataaatacaaatttCTTATACTGAACTTAACTTTTTCCATTCTACATCTTTCACTTTCTATTTGAGAAAGTAAATTTGATTGATGTTCTCTTGTTTTAATTTGCATTGTTTTATGTGAAATATGTTTCCTTTTTTTCGATGAattcatatttaataatGATTTACGTATTTCCGAAATAATCATTAACTGTTTCTTAATAAATAAAGCTCCAATTAATCTCATAAGGATTTCATGGAGAGAAGACAAATTATTTATagcattttcattatttactAAGTCATTGAAAGACATTTcttccttatttttttcatttaaatttaaattaaaaatttcagATGCTTTATTATAGCACCATAAAATGCACTTTTCTTCCCCTGATAAAAAATCACAAATAGCtctaaaagaattttttctataaagtTTATTTATGTCAtgtcttaatttttttttattttttacgttttcttctttaaaaaaatgaaaaatagtTTGTATTATTATACTGTAGTTTTCATatgataaatttaatattttcaaaatatcaTCAAGCCTAGTCAAATCATTTCTAATATTTGTAGTTATCGGTGCACAAATATCACATATCATTTTTTGAACCGCaacaaaataattatgtttttttaataaaaatccatttttaattgatttttctacaatttttattaattcatccattaatttaaataattcaaaaatatttttgaagGTTTTAACTGAATGAATAAATGGAgcagaaaataatttactaTGTATGGAATTGTTTATAATAATTGATTTAATGCAATATAAGTTCCTCAGAAATTTATGTTCATAGATTGAATCAtgaagaatttttaaaaagtgaTCTACTTTTTCATACATttcctcttttttattaaatctaTCATTCATTGTATGtctaaatgaaaaaataaaattattaatgttTTTTACAGATTGGTTTccttctatatttttatcataataatCTTTTATTGCTGTTAGATCAGAAtgattaattttttgtatttccTCACTTATAATGTGTCTTAATGACAAAATACTTgtgttaaattttttttctaaatcatCATGTGTATTTCTTTTGTCATCGtttaatatat is a genomic window containing:
- a CDS encoding fam-j protein translates to MGTKHVEYEDSVEIQKILNELLSTLPDSQAQPVNLPLEPNYSTVYTGTESSGINLMGTKNVEYEDSVEIRKILNELLSTLPDSQAQPVDLSLEPNYSTAYTGTESSGINLMGRKNVEHEDSVEIRKILNELLSTLPDSQAQPVDLSLEPSSMDISSDNTQSCKKKGKRNYEDTDGLGNQDSGNYVYISPKKKYNYNENGKNLVYSLLNVFDIEIKFISQNVVPNLQKLRYILNDDKRNTHDDLEKKFNTSILSLRHIISEEIQKINHSDLTAIKDYYDKNIEGNQSVKNINNFIFSFRHTMNDRFNKKEEMYEKVDHFLKILHDSIYEHKFLRNLYCIKSIIINNSIHSKLFSAPFIHSVKTFKNIFELFKLMDELIKIVEKSIKNGFLLKKHNYFVAVQKMICDICAPITTNIRNDLTRLDDILKILNLSYENYSIIIQTIFHFFKEENVKNKKKLRHDINKLYRKNSFRAICDFLSGEEKCILWCYNKASEIFNLNLNEKNKEEMSFNDLVNNENAINNLSSLHEILMRLIGALFIKKQLMIISEIRKSLLNMNSSKKRKHISHKTMQIKTREHQSNLLSQIESERCRMEKVKFSIRNLYLFVNVKKDIEIIKVSNDLENEMKEIVSILRFLHLITCKDDRTKLNFKKKDNTENVLLALYYAYKRLIEFTENET